Proteins encoded by one window of Bacillus rossius redtenbacheri isolate Brsri chromosome 3, Brsri_v3, whole genome shotgun sequence:
- the LOC134530998 gene encoding uncharacterized protein LOC134530998, which translates to MAKISNKEKMARRRARIKGGDPVKRAELLEKDRLRKAKYRKQQKESMSEPELKKLRAKESERVKCWYHNKKGEPATIEKNSDIPLCSTPFKTKQSLGKAMKKIQRNLPQSPRKRQHVVQCLANQCGFKVTPPIGRTRQNEVSEKLRKWVHIFYQNDDVSWQAPGKKDRVIYKDVDKDGNKVKREVQARYLLVSLGEAYKVFVEKHPQVTICRAKFCALRPKHCKLFSQIPHFVCVCSYHENVRLLLLALKDFTDLPTDFDSFITTLVCDASSKDCMTNRCESCTNSISQHTPKDEDLRKPLKYSQWQNNDGHSEKMEILSSVQETFEDLKSKLKDFLVHTYIKRIQAKTFETIKSNVNGSEIVIQVDFAENASLVNQNEIQSAHWSHGQSTLFTIYAWINKNLTEGCVIVSDDLEHTKLQVFCYINHILTYLKTSYPDISTVNIFSDGASSQFKNRFIFSVLAKLEEIHTIKLKWHFFATSHGKGVVDGIGGTIKRSVWNHVKASRSIVNTPEKFARIAAERNPNITVCYITAEENRSKNNTVAEIWAKALPVANTHSVHCVTPVGNKYILVGGTSDSNEVFRKVKISRDEGSNSEGDIMSNSTKCNHVNLDDWVIVKYDGKLFPGLVKKLRPDYVDVSVMYLSDTGSYYKWPSQEDCISYLFSDVVKKIDAPIVTGSRGQFQFTSKICEN; encoded by the coding sequence ATGGCAAAGATCAGCAACAAAGAAAAGATGGCACGGCGCAGAGCAAGAATTAAGGGTGGTGATCCAGTAAAAAGAGCAGAATTATTAGAGAAAGATCGATTAAGGAAAGCTAAATATAGAAAACAACAGAAGGAAAGTATGTCTGAGCCAGAACTGAAGAAGTTACGTGCAAAGGAAAGTGAAAGAGTGAAATGTTGGTATCATAACAAAAAAGGTGAGCCAGCAACAATTGAAAAAAACAGTGACATACCTTTGTGTtcaactccatttaaaacaaaacagtcTTTAGGAAAGGCTATGAAAAAAATTCAGCGTAATTTGCCACAGTCTCCACGAAAAAGGCAACATGTTGTGCAATGTCTAGCTAACCAATGTGGCTTTAAAGTAACTCCTCCAATAGGAAGAACCAGACAAAATGAAGTTTCAGAAAAGTTAAGAAAATGGGTTCATATATTTTATCAGAATGATGATGTCAGTTGGCAAGCACCAGGAAAGAAAGACAGAGTAATATACAAAGATGTAGACAAGGATGGAAATAAAGTGAAACGTGAAGTCCAGGCTCGTTATCTCTTGGTGTCACTAGGTGAGGCGTATAAGGTATTTGTAGAGAAACACCCACAGGTTACAATTTGTCGAGCAAAATTTTGTGCACTTCGTCCTAAACACTGTAAACTTTTTTCTCAAATTCCacattttgtgtgtgtatgttcCTATCATGAGAATGTCAGATTGTTGCTACTGGCACTGAAAGACTTTACAGACTTGCCAACAGATTTTGATTCCTTCATTACTACTCTAGTGTGTGATGCTTCATCCAAAGATTGTATGACCAACCGTTGTGAATCTTGTACTAACAGTATAAGTCAACATACACCTAAAGATGAAGATCTGAGAAAGCCACTTAAATATTCTCAGTGGCAAAACAATGATGGACATTCAGAGAAGATGGAGATACTGAGTAGTGTGCAAGAAAcatttgaagatttgaaaagCAAGTTGAAAGACTTTTTAGTTCATACCTATATCAAACGCATTCAAGCAAAGACATTTGAAACCATTAAATCAAATGTTAATGGCAGTGAAATTGTGATTCAAGTTGATTTTGCAGAAAATGCATCTCTGGTGAACCAAAATGAAATACAATCAGCTCACTGGAGCCATGGACAATcaactttatttacaatttatgcaTGGATTAATAAAAACCTAACTGAAGGGTGTGTAATAGTATCTGATGATCTTGAACACACCAAATTACAAGTTTTTTGTTACATTAATCATATTCTTACGTATTTGAAAACTTCCTACCCAGATATTAGTACAGTAAATATATTCTCAGATGGTGCTTCGTCACAGTTCAAAAATCGTTTTattttttcagtacttgccaaaCTGGAAGAAATTCACACCATAAAACTTAAATGGCATTTCTTTGCGACTTCGCATGGAAAAGGTGTTGTTGACGGTATTGGGGGAACAATTAAAAGAAGTGTCTGGAACCATGTCAAGGCAAGTAGAAGCATTGTAAACACACCAGAAAAGTTTGCAAGAATTGCAGCAGAGCGAAATCCCAACATCACTGTGTGTTACATCACAGCAGAAGAGAACAGAAGCAAGAACAACACAGTAGCTGAGATATGGGCCAAAGCATTGCCAGTTGCAAACACACACAGTGTTCACTGCGTTACTCCTGTTGGAAACAAGTACATTTTAGTTGGTGGTACCAGTGACAGTAATGAAGTATTTAGGAAAGTGAAAATAAGCAGAGATGAGGGCAGTAACAGTGAAGGAGACATCATGAGTAATAGCACTAAATGTAACCACGTGAATCTAGACGACTGGGTTATAGTTAAGTATGATGGCAAACTGTTTCCAGGGCTGGTGAAAAAATTAAGGCCAGATTATGTTGATGTATCTGTTATGTATCTCTCAGACACTGGTAGTTACTACAAGTGGCCTTCACAAGAAGACtgcatttcatatttatttagtgatgtggtaaaaaaaattgatgcccCTATTGTGACTGGGAGTAGAGGCCAGTTTCAGTTCACTAGCAAAATATGTGAAAATTAA